One genomic region from Argentina anserina chromosome 2, drPotAnse1.1, whole genome shotgun sequence encodes:
- the LOC126783287 gene encoding uncharacterized protein LOC126783287, with protein MSHPHKALDSRHPLDLCTFQLHSWRPFQAPKTLDSSDPTNPKPYHNTKRPCLSNRATSFSIDAIDMSRLTLVDDDRTISGGHGSFRFIARKRRRRGSRSVSGRSSDRSGTRRCCSVGASAAYGTCSDFPVAIGTDSSGELFGNGDANWASDVSEAKNSRKEREGVGSGDKENQGAGFGPGGGFDAQGNESGYGSEPGYRGDAEFGYGDELDEEEDDARLLFWGNRFGDSDSMMEVVGENTFTDQKSHHRCRRKKHDCRMAVDSPR; from the exons ATGTCTCATCCCCACAAAGCCCTGGATTCACGGCACCCCTTAGATTTGTGCACATTTCAACTCCATAGCTGGAGACCTTTCCAGGCCCCCAAAACCCTAGACTCCTCCGATCCCACCAACCCCAAACCCTACCACAACACCAAGCGCCCATGCCTCTCCAACCGCGCGACGTCGTTTTCCATCGACGCCATCGACATGTCCCGGCTGACTTTGGTCGACGACGACCGGACCATCTCCGGAGGGCACGGGAGCTTCCGATTCATCGCCAGGAAGAGGCGGCGGCGCGGGTCGAGGTCGGTGTCGGGTCGGAGCAGCGATCGGAGCGGGACCCGGAGGTGCTGCTCCGTCGGGGCTTCGGCGGCTTACGGGACGTGTTCGGATTTTCCGGTGGCGATTGGGACGGACTCGAGTGGGGAGCTGTTTGGGAATGGGGATGCGAATTGGGCGTCGGATGTGAGTGAGGCTAAGAATTCGAGGAAGGAGAGGGAGGGAGTTGGGAGTGGAGATAAGGAGAATCAGGGTGCCGGGTTTGGGCCGGGTGGGGGGTTTGATGCTCAGGGGAATGAGTCCGGGTATGGTAGCGAACCGGGTTACCGTGGGGATGCAGAGTTCGGGTACGGTGATGAACttgatgaggaggaggatgatGCTCGTTTGTTGTTTTGGGGCAATCGATTTGGAG ATAGCGATAGCATGATGGAGGTTGTGGGTGAGAATACTTTCACAGATCAAAAATCGCATCACAGATGTCGCCGTAAGAAACATGATTGCAGAATGGCTGTAGATTCACCGAGGTGA